A part of Arthrobacter dokdonellae genomic DNA contains:
- a CDS encoding HpcH/HpaI aldolase family protein, with product MPIRVTAETSFKDALAAAARPLAGMWVCSGSPLVAEICAGAGLDWLLIDAEHSPNGLEGILAQLQAVHGYPVKAVVRPPANDTVLIKQYLDLGVQSLLIPMVHTADDAAAAVSAAHYPPRGVRGVGSALARSARWNRIPDYLARASDTITVIVQIESREAVDNAAEIAAVDGIDAVFIGPSDLAASMGVLGQQEHPDVVAAVEHCIKVAKAAGKPVGVNAFAEATAHRYLAAGVDFILVGADVAMLARGSEALAARYLPPLGGPAETPASY from the coding sequence ATGCCAATTCGCGTAACCGCGGAGACATCCTTCAAGGACGCCCTGGCGGCTGCCGCCCGACCCTTGGCCGGCATGTGGGTGTGTTCCGGCAGCCCGCTGGTGGCCGAGATCTGCGCCGGGGCCGGGCTGGACTGGCTGCTGATCGACGCCGAGCACAGCCCCAACGGTCTGGAAGGGATCCTTGCCCAGCTGCAGGCCGTCCACGGCTACCCGGTGAAGGCCGTGGTGCGCCCGCCCGCCAACGACACCGTGCTCATCAAGCAGTACCTGGACCTGGGGGTACAGTCGCTGCTGATCCCCATGGTCCATACGGCCGACGACGCTGCTGCCGCGGTGTCCGCGGCCCACTACCCGCCGCGCGGGGTCCGCGGCGTGGGCTCGGCCCTCGCCCGGTCGGCCCGCTGGAACCGCATCCCGGACTACCTGGCGCGGGCCTCGGACACCATCACCGTGATCGTCCAGATCGAGTCGCGCGAGGCCGTGGACAACGCGGCGGAGATCGCGGCCGTGGACGGGATCGACGCCGTGTTCATCGGCCCGTCCGACCTCGCCGCGTCCATGGGCGTGCTGGGACAGCAGGAACACCCGGACGTCGTGGCCGCCGTCGAGCATTGCATCAAGGTCGCCAAGGCGGCCGGCAAGCCGGTGGGCGTGAACGCCTTTGCCGAGGCCACCGCGCACCGCTACCTGGCGGCCGGCGTGGACTTCATCCTCGTCGGTGCGGACGTGGCGATGCTGGCCCGCGGCAGCGAAGCCCTGGCCGCCCGCTATCTGCCGCCGCTGGGTGGGCCTGCCGAAACCCCCGCCAGCTACTGA
- a CDS encoding antibiotic biosynthesis monooxygenase family protein, with product MSIVVINALKVPVEAGSELEARFAARKHSVDGSPGFEGFQLLRPVAGEERYFVYTQWATREDFENWRAQRAGHDHAAQAPVASGMDLLEFDVVDLG from the coding sequence ATGTCCATCGTCGTCATTAACGCACTCAAGGTCCCCGTCGAGGCCGGTTCCGAACTGGAGGCGCGTTTCGCGGCCCGCAAGCATTCCGTGGACGGCTCCCCCGGATTCGAGGGCTTCCAGCTGCTGCGCCCCGTCGCCGGGGAGGAGCGCTACTTCGTCTACACGCAGTGGGCCACCCGGGAGGATTTTGAGAACTGGCGTGCCCAGCGGGCCGGCCATGACCACGCCGCCCAGGCGCCGGTGGCCAGCGGCATGGACCTGCTCGAGTTCGACGTCGTCGACCTGGGCTAA
- a CDS encoding aldo/keto reductase — MEHAAATIDIKDLGTVQRLGYGAMRITGEGVWGEPADHAAAVATVRRAVELGVDFIDTADSYGPDVSERIIAEALHPYPAGLRIATKAGQARPAPHKWVPLGRAEYLRQQVELSLRKLKVEALDLFQLHRIDTKVPVEEQFGTMRALQDEGKVRALGLSQVSVAELKTAAGYFTVASVQNRYNLTDRSSEDVLDYAEANGIAFIPWAPISAGRLAEPGGTVQEAGQRLGATASQVALAWLLQRSPAMLPIPGTSSVRHLEENLGAAALRLDRETFDELDAAGRAEYRRASTQQ; from the coding sequence ATGGAACATGCAGCGGCCACCATCGACATCAAGGATCTTGGGACTGTCCAGCGGCTGGGGTACGGCGCCATGCGGATTACCGGGGAAGGCGTTTGGGGCGAACCCGCCGACCATGCCGCAGCCGTCGCCACGGTCCGGCGGGCCGTCGAACTGGGCGTCGATTTCATTGACACTGCGGACTCCTACGGCCCAGACGTGTCCGAACGCATCATCGCCGAGGCGCTGCACCCCTACCCCGCGGGGTTGCGCATTGCCACCAAGGCCGGCCAGGCGCGGCCCGCGCCCCACAAGTGGGTTCCCCTCGGCAGGGCCGAATACCTGCGCCAACAGGTCGAGCTGAGCCTGCGCAAACTCAAGGTGGAGGCCCTGGACCTGTTCCAGCTGCACCGCATCGACACCAAGGTGCCGGTGGAAGAGCAATTCGGGACCATGCGCGCGCTGCAGGACGAAGGCAAGGTCAGGGCCCTTGGACTCTCGCAGGTTTCGGTGGCGGAACTGAAAACCGCGGCCGGGTATTTCACGGTGGCGAGCGTGCAAAACCGGTACAACCTCACCGACCGCTCCTCCGAAGACGTGCTGGACTACGCGGAGGCAAACGGCATTGCGTTCATCCCGTGGGCCCCGATTTCCGCCGGGAGGCTGGCCGAGCCCGGCGGCACGGTGCAGGAGGCGGGGCAGCGGCTGGGTGCCACGGCTTCGCAGGTGGCCCTCGCCTGGCTGCTGCAGCGCTCCCCCGCCATGCTCCCGATTCCGGGCACGTCCTCCGTCAGGCACCTGGAAGAGAACCTCGGCGCCGCGGCGCTGCGCCTGGACCGGGAAACGTTCGACGAACTGGACGCGGCAGGGCGTGCCGAATACCGGCGGGCATCCACGCAGCAGTAG
- a CDS encoding NAD-dependent succinate-semialdehyde dehydrogenase translates to MTITVDRESELLASVPTGLLINGQWRDAAGGRTLDVHDPATGRVLAAIADGGSEDALAALDAAAAAQAGWARTAPRVRGEILRKAFELVTERAEDFALLMTLEMGKPLAEARGEVAYGAEFLRWYSEEAVRDYGRYVTTPEGKNKILVQHKPVGPCLLITPWNFPLAMATRKVGPAVAAGCTMVLKPAKLTPLTAQLFAQVMQEAGLPDGVLNVVSGSSAAAISGPLLKDSRLRKVSFTGSTAVGKQLMADATHNVLRTSMELGGNAPFIVFDDADLDKAVDGAMAAKMRNMGEACTAANRFLVHESVAGEFTAKLAARIGALTVGRGTEAGTDVGPMIEEKARAGIHALVTAAVAEGATVLAGGDVVAGDGYFYQPTVLGNVPNGAAILAQEIFGPVAPVTTFTDEDDAIRSANSTEYGLAAYLYTRDFSRLLRVSEQLEFGMVGFNAGVISNAAAPFGGVKHSGLGREGGSEGIAEYTSTQYIGIADPYA, encoded by the coding sequence ATGACCATCACAGTTGACCGCGAATCCGAGCTGCTCGCCTCCGTCCCTACCGGGCTGCTCATCAATGGCCAGTGGCGCGACGCCGCCGGCGGGCGCACCCTGGACGTCCACGATCCAGCCACCGGCCGGGTCCTGGCCGCCATCGCCGACGGCGGCAGCGAGGACGCGCTCGCCGCCCTCGACGCGGCGGCCGCGGCGCAGGCCGGCTGGGCCCGGACAGCCCCGCGTGTGCGCGGCGAGATCCTGCGCAAGGCCTTTGAACTCGTCACCGAACGGGCGGAGGACTTCGCCCTGCTGATGACGCTGGAAATGGGCAAGCCGCTGGCGGAGGCCCGCGGCGAGGTCGCCTACGGGGCGGAGTTCCTGCGCTGGTATTCGGAGGAGGCCGTGCGCGATTACGGCCGGTACGTGACCACGCCGGAAGGCAAAAACAAGATCCTGGTCCAGCACAAGCCCGTGGGCCCGTGCCTGCTGATCACGCCATGGAACTTCCCGCTGGCGATGGCCACGCGCAAGGTGGGACCCGCCGTCGCCGCGGGCTGCACCATGGTGCTCAAGCCCGCCAAGCTCACGCCGCTGACCGCGCAGCTGTTTGCGCAGGTCATGCAGGAGGCCGGACTGCCCGACGGCGTCCTGAACGTGGTCTCCGGCTCCAGCGCCGCGGCCATCTCCGGGCCCCTGCTGAAGGACTCGCGCCTGCGCAAGGTCTCCTTCACCGGCTCCACTGCGGTGGGCAAGCAGCTCATGGCCGACGCCACCCACAACGTGCTGCGTACTTCCATGGAACTGGGCGGCAACGCCCCCTTCATCGTGTTCGACGACGCCGACCTGGACAAGGCGGTGGACGGCGCCATGGCCGCGAAGATGCGCAACATGGGCGAAGCCTGCACCGCGGCGAACCGTTTCCTGGTCCACGAGTCCGTGGCCGGGGAGTTCACCGCCAAGCTTGCCGCCCGCATCGGGGCACTCACGGTGGGCCGCGGCACGGAGGCCGGGACCGACGTCGGACCCATGATCGAGGAAAAGGCGCGCGCCGGCATCCACGCACTGGTGACGGCCGCCGTCGCCGAGGGAGCCACCGTCCTGGCCGGCGGTGACGTCGTGGCAGGCGACGGGTACTTTTACCAGCCGACCGTCCTGGGCAACGTGCCCAACGGTGCCGCCATCCTGGCGCAGGAGATCTTCGGCCCCGTGGCCCCCGTGACCACGTTCACCGACGAGGACGACGCCATCCGGAGCGCCAATTCCACCGAATACGGCCTGGCCGCGTACCTGTACACGCGGGACTTCTCCCGCCTCCTGCGGGTCAGCGAGCAGCTGGAATTTGGCATGGTCGGCTTCAACGCCGGTGTCATCTCCAACGCGGCCGCACCGTTTGGCGGCGTCAAGCACTCGGGCCTGGGCCGCGAGGGCGGCTCGGAAGGCATTGCCGAATACACCAGCACGCAGTACATCGGCATCGCCGACCCGTACGCGTAA
- the hpaH gene encoding 2-oxo-hept-4-ene-1,7-dioate hydratase, which yields MLDDDTIASIADELVEAGRSRVPVPRLTRRHPDMTVEDSYRVQSLWRQRGEAAGRVLGGHKIGLTSKAMQYATGITEPDYGIIFKDMILENGCTVEWKQYSHPRIEVELAFLLKKDISGPDATLFDVLRATEYVVPALEILDSRIEMEGRTIVDTISDNAAMGAMVVGGTPVKPDALDLRWVSAILFKNQTIEETGVAAGVLNHPAQGVSWLANKIAPHGDSLKAGELILAGSFTRPLWVNEGDTVFADYGKLGTITCQFA from the coding sequence ATGCTTGATGACGACACCATTGCATCGATTGCCGACGAACTCGTGGAGGCCGGCCGGAGCCGCGTGCCGGTTCCCCGCCTGACCCGGCGCCACCCGGACATGACGGTGGAAGACTCCTACCGCGTGCAAAGCCTGTGGCGCCAGCGCGGCGAGGCTGCCGGGCGGGTGCTGGGCGGGCACAAGATCGGCCTGACGTCCAAGGCGATGCAGTACGCCACGGGCATCACGGAGCCCGACTACGGGATCATCTTCAAGGACATGATCCTGGAGAACGGCTGCACGGTGGAGTGGAAGCAGTACTCACACCCGCGCATTGAGGTGGAACTGGCGTTCCTGCTCAAGAAGGACATCAGCGGCCCGGATGCCACCCTCTTCGACGTGCTGCGCGCCACTGAATATGTGGTGCCGGCGCTGGAAATCCTCGATTCACGAATTGAGATGGAGGGCAGGACCATCGTGGACACCATCAGCGACAACGCCGCGATGGGCGCCATGGTGGTGGGCGGCACTCCGGTCAAGCCGGATGCCCTGGACCTGCGCTGGGTCTCCGCCATCCTGTTCAAGAACCAGACCATCGAGGAGACCGGCGTGGCGGCCGGCGTGCTGAACCACCCGGCGCAGGGCGTGTCCTGGCTGGCCAACAAGATCGCCCCGCACGGCGACTCGCTCAAGGCCGGCGAGCTCATCCTGGCCGGCTCCTTCACCCGCCCCCTGTGGGTCAATGAAGGGGACACCGTTTTTGCGGACTACGGAAAGCTGGGGACCATCACATGCCAATTCGCGTAA
- a CDS encoding LysR family transcriptional regulator, which translates to MFRYTLRQVLHFVAIADHGSIRAAAEATHVSQAGMSLALTELEKALGVQLAVRQKAKGITLTSAGRRFLSDARMLLRQADELQATTVEAPGTLAGSLDIGCYSTLAAFWVPPITAGFAAAHPHITLAITEGPPRRLQQDMLEGRLDAVLTHTRHIVEGAEFQAVRAGRPYVLVGPGHRLAGRKGVRLAELADDDMVLLDIPTVRDNQLPNLRASGLDPKIAWRSTSFEAVRGMVARGLGYTVLVQRPPHDISYEGLPVVVLPIEGPIGHSDICFAYPARQKPSRKLQALIDYCAAYSPPAGP; encoded by the coding sequence ATGTTTCGCTACACCTTGCGGCAGGTACTCCACTTTGTCGCGATCGCCGACCACGGATCCATCCGGGCTGCCGCAGAGGCCACGCATGTGTCGCAGGCCGGGATGTCACTGGCCCTGACGGAGTTGGAAAAGGCGCTGGGCGTGCAGCTGGCGGTCCGGCAAAAGGCGAAGGGCATCACGCTGACCAGTGCCGGGCGGCGGTTCCTTTCCGACGCACGGATGCTGTTGCGTCAGGCGGACGAGCTGCAGGCCACCACGGTGGAGGCGCCCGGCACCCTCGCCGGCTCCTTGGACATCGGCTGCTACAGCACCCTGGCCGCCTTCTGGGTGCCGCCCATCACCGCCGGATTCGCCGCAGCCCATCCGCACATCACCCTCGCCATCACCGAGGGTCCGCCGCGGAGGCTTCAGCAGGACATGCTCGAGGGCAGGCTCGACGCCGTCCTGACCCACACCAGGCACATCGTTGAGGGCGCCGAGTTCCAGGCTGTCCGCGCCGGCCGGCCCTACGTATTGGTCGGTCCGGGGCACCGTTTGGCCGGACGCAAGGGCGTGCGGCTGGCTGAACTGGCGGACGACGACATGGTCCTGCTGGACATTCCCACCGTCCGCGACAACCAGCTGCCCAATCTGCGCGCGTCCGGACTGGACCCCAAAATCGCCTGGCGGTCCACCAGCTTCGAGGCGGTGCGTGGCATGGTGGCGCGTGGATTGGGCTACACGGTCCTGGTCCAGCGCCCGCCCCACGACATCAGCTACGAGGGCCTGCCTGTGGTCGTCCTGCCCATCGAGGGCCCCATCGGCCACAGCGACATCTGCTTCGCCTACCCGGCCCGGCAAAAGCCCAGCCGCAAGCTGCAGGCGCTCATCGACTACTGCGCCGCGTATTCCCCACCGGCCGGCCCATAA
- a CDS encoding FAD-binding monooxygenase, whose product MQFHHHGYVSGDPRIQPAAGTGIDRPEQLPDEVDVLIVGSGPAGMLAAAQLAQFPDITTRIVERRGGRLEIGQADGIQARSVETFQAFGFAERIIAEAYRITEMAFWRPDTENPHNIVRGGRAVDDATGISEFPHLIVNQARVLDYFAEVAAHAPTRTTPDYGWEFRALDVADGGDHPVTVTLVRSAGPDAGTERTVRAKYVVGCDGARSSVRASIGCTMAGDKANHAWGVMDVLARTDFPDIRTKCAIQSHDGGSILLIPREGGHLFRMYVDLGVVPDDDNGAVRNTPMEQIIAKANQILHPYTLDVRNIAWHSVYEVGHRLTDRFDDVVPEQLGSRTPRVFITGDACHTHSAKAGQGMNVSMQDGFNIAWKLGHVLEGRSPASLLATYSAERQVVAKNLIDFDKTWSTMMAKKPEEFDDPAELEDFYVRTAEFPAGFMTEYAPSLITGAATHQGLATGFPVGKRFKSAMVSRVCDTNPMHLGHHATADGRWRIYVFADRSPAGAASPVADFAQWLSTAPDSPLAATPEGLDADAWFDVKVIYQQPHEDIDINAVPADFKPFVGPFELTDYEKVYGTVPGDDIFEVRGLSRDGVVVVVRPDQYVANILPLTATAELAEFFARILNTRQAAR is encoded by the coding sequence GTGCAGTTCCACCACCACGGCTATGTTTCCGGTGACCCGCGTATCCAGCCCGCGGCGGGGACCGGCATCGACCGGCCCGAGCAGCTTCCGGATGAAGTGGATGTGCTCATCGTGGGTTCCGGCCCGGCGGGAATGCTGGCCGCCGCCCAGCTGGCCCAGTTTCCAGACATCACCACCCGCATCGTCGAACGCCGCGGCGGGCGGCTGGAGATCGGCCAGGCTGACGGGATCCAGGCCCGCAGCGTGGAAACGTTCCAGGCCTTCGGCTTTGCCGAGCGGATCATTGCCGAGGCCTACCGGATCACCGAAATGGCCTTCTGGCGCCCCGACACCGAAAATCCACACAATATTGTCCGCGGCGGCCGCGCCGTCGACGACGCCACCGGCATCAGCGAGTTCCCGCACCTCATCGTCAATCAGGCCCGGGTCCTGGACTACTTTGCCGAGGTGGCCGCCCATGCGCCCACCCGGACAACCCCCGACTACGGATGGGAATTCCGTGCCCTGGACGTGGCGGACGGCGGCGACCATCCCGTCACGGTCACGCTGGTCCGCAGTGCCGGCCCCGACGCGGGCACGGAGCGCACGGTCCGCGCCAAGTACGTGGTGGGCTGCGACGGCGCCCGCAGCAGCGTCCGCGCCTCGATCGGCTGCACCATGGCCGGCGACAAGGCCAACCACGCCTGGGGCGTCATGGACGTGCTGGCCCGCACCGACTTCCCGGACATCCGCACCAAGTGCGCCATCCAGTCGCACGACGGCGGGTCCATCCTCCTGATCCCGCGCGAGGGAGGGCACCTCTTCCGCATGTACGTCGACCTCGGCGTGGTGCCGGACGATGACAACGGCGCCGTGCGCAACACCCCGATGGAGCAGATCATCGCCAAGGCCAACCAGATCCTCCACCCCTACACGCTGGACGTGCGCAACATCGCCTGGCACAGCGTGTACGAGGTGGGCCACCGCCTTACGGACAGGTTCGACGACGTCGTCCCCGAACAGCTCGGCTCCCGCACGCCCCGCGTCTTCATCACCGGCGACGCCTGCCACACCCACAGCGCCAAGGCCGGTCAGGGCATGAACGTGTCCATGCAGGACGGCTTTAACATCGCCTGGAAGCTTGGCCACGTCCTGGAGGGCCGCAGCCCGGCATCCCTGCTGGCCACCTACTCGGCCGAACGCCAGGTGGTGGCCAAGAACCTCATCGACTTCGACAAGACGTGGTCGACCATGATGGCCAAGAAGCCCGAGGAATTCGACGACCCGGCGGAGCTCGAGGACTTCTACGTGCGCACCGCGGAGTTCCCGGCCGGCTTCATGACCGAGTACGCGCCGTCGCTGATCACGGGGGCCGCCACGCACCAGGGGCTGGCCACGGGCTTCCCGGTCGGCAAGCGCTTCAAGTCGGCCATGGTGTCCCGCGTGTGCGACACCAACCCGATGCACCTGGGCCACCATGCCACGGCGGACGGCCGGTGGCGCATCTACGTCTTCGCCGACCGGTCCCCGGCCGGTGCCGCCTCGCCCGTCGCCGACTTCGCACAGTGGCTTTCCACCGCGCCGGACTCGCCGCTGGCGGCCACGCCGGAGGGGCTCGACGCCGACGCCTGGTTTGATGTGAAGGTCATCTACCAGCAGCCCCATGAGGACATCGACATCAACGCCGTGCCCGCGGACTTCAAGCCCTTCGTGGGGCCGTTTGAGCTCACCGACTACGAAAAGGTCTACGGGACGGTTCCGGGGGATGACATCTTCGAGGTCCGCGGGCTGAGCCGCGACGGCGTGGTCGTCGTCGTCCGCCCCGACCAGTACGTGGCCAACATTTTGCCGCTCACGGCCACCGCGGAACTCGCCGAATTCTTCGCGCGGATCCTGAACACGCGGCAGGCGGCCCGCTAG
- the hpaD gene encoding 3,4-dihydroxyphenylacetate 2,3-dioxygenase, whose amino-acid sequence MTDFIPTPSVPAPDIVRCAYMEMVVTDLARSRAFYVDVLGLHVTEEDENTIYLRSLEEFIHHNLVLRQGPVAAIAAAAFRVKSPAEVDAAEAYYKELGCRTERRKDGFVKGIGDAVRVEDPLGFPYEFFYETTHVERLTQRYDLYTAGELVRLDHFNQVTPDVPRGRKYLEDLGFRVSEDIKDSDGVTYAAWMHRKQTVHDTALTGGDGPRMHHIAFATHEKHNIIQICDKMGALRISDRIERGPGRHGVSNAFYLYILDPDDHRVEIYTQDYYTGDPDNPTVTWDVHDNQRRDWWGNPVVPSWYTEASLVLDLDGNPQPVIKRTESSEMAVTVGADGFSYTREPNEERGFKMGNQL is encoded by the coding sequence ATGACCGACTTCATCCCCACACCCTCCGTCCCCGCACCGGACATCGTCCGCTGCGCCTACATGGAAATGGTCGTCACCGACCTGGCCAGATCCCGCGCGTTCTACGTGGACGTGCTGGGCCTGCACGTCACCGAGGAAGATGAAAACACCATCTACCTGCGCTCCTTGGAGGAGTTCATCCACCACAACCTGGTGCTGCGCCAGGGCCCCGTGGCCGCCATCGCCGCCGCCGCCTTCCGGGTGAAGTCCCCCGCCGAGGTGGACGCCGCCGAGGCCTACTACAAGGAGCTGGGCTGCCGCACCGAACGCCGCAAGGACGGCTTCGTCAAGGGCATCGGCGACGCCGTCCGCGTGGAGGACCCGTTGGGCTTCCCCTACGAATTCTTTTACGAAACCACCCATGTGGAGCGCCTCACCCAGCGCTACGACCTCTACACGGCGGGCGAGCTGGTCCGCCTGGACCACTTCAACCAGGTCACCCCCGATGTCCCCCGCGGCCGCAAGTACCTCGAGGACCTGGGCTTCCGCGTCTCCGAGGACATCAAGGACTCCGACGGCGTCACCTACGCCGCCTGGATGCACCGCAAGCAGACCGTGCACGACACCGCCCTGACCGGCGGAGACGGCCCCCGCATGCACCACATCGCCTTCGCCACGCACGAGAAGCACAACATCATCCAGATCTGCGACAAGATGGGCGCGCTGCGCATCTCCGACCGGATCGAGCGCGGCCCCGGCCGCCACGGCGTCTCCAACGCCTTCTACCTGTACATCCTGGACCCGGACGACCACCGGGTGGAGATCTACACGCAGGACTACTACACCGGGGACCCGGACAACCCCACGGTCACCTGGGACGTCCACGACAACCAGCGCCGCGACTGGTGGGGGAACCCCGTGGTCCCGTCCTGGTACACCGAGGCCTCCCTGGTCCTGGACCTGGACGGCAACCCGCAGCCCGTCATCAAGCGGACCGAATCCTCCGAAATGGCCGTCACCGTAGGCGCGGACGGATTCTCCTACACCCGTGAGCCCAACGAGGAGCGCGGTTTCAAGATGGGCAACCAGCTCTGA
- a CDS encoding MFS transporter, which translates to METHTKSSPTRRPAREDSLNTTAMRRILASSFIGSAIEFYDFVLYATAASLVFNKVFFANVPPAVGLFASFGTLAVGYAARPLGGAIFGHFGDRLGRKGCLIVSMVMMGVGTTAIGLLPGTAQIGLTAPVLLVVLRLVQGIAVGGEWGGAMLVALEHSPAKRRGFAASFANMGGPAGAVMATLMVSAFSLMPKAQFLAWGWRVPFLVSLALVGVGLVIRLKVAETPLFLELEEKAEKKRVPLLEVFTKYPKNLILGTLAGMSSYTVQGLMTVWAISYAVDHGVNQTGVLNVKAIGATLTIVGIWFAARLSDKYGRRPVMLAGMIAGAVLAYPILWLLQTHTLLGFAIGLFLANGIIQGVIFGPFGAYVAELFPTRIRYTGASLTYQSSSTLGAGFTPLIASSLVLLAGGSLWLVGLAWVLAFVVAAVCVLATKEGRDSDLSGDMR; encoded by the coding sequence ATGGAAACCCACACAAAGAGCTCCCCGACACGACGGCCCGCCAGGGAAGACAGCCTCAACACCACCGCCATGCGGCGGATCCTGGCCTCGAGTTTCATCGGCAGCGCCATCGAGTTCTATGACTTTGTGCTGTACGCAACGGCCGCCAGCCTGGTGTTCAACAAGGTCTTCTTCGCCAACGTCCCGCCCGCCGTGGGCCTGTTCGCGTCCTTCGGCACGCTCGCGGTGGGGTACGCCGCCCGCCCGCTCGGCGGCGCCATCTTTGGCCACTTCGGCGACCGGCTGGGCCGCAAAGGCTGCCTGATCGTCTCCATGGTCATGATGGGCGTGGGCACCACGGCCATCGGCCTGCTCCCCGGCACGGCCCAGATCGGCCTGACCGCCCCGGTGCTGCTGGTGGTGCTGCGGCTGGTCCAGGGCATCGCCGTCGGCGGCGAATGGGGCGGCGCCATGCTGGTGGCCCTCGAACACTCGCCGGCCAAGCGGCGCGGATTTGCCGCCAGCTTTGCCAACATGGGCGGGCCGGCCGGCGCGGTCATGGCCACCTTGATGGTGTCCGCGTTCAGCCTGATGCCGAAGGCGCAATTCCTCGCCTGGGGCTGGCGCGTGCCGTTCCTGGTCAGCCTGGCGCTGGTGGGCGTGGGCCTGGTGATCCGCCTGAAAGTCGCCGAGACCCCGCTGTTCCTGGAACTGGAGGAAAAGGCCGAAAAGAAGCGCGTGCCGCTGCTGGAGGTCTTCACCAAGTACCCCAAGAACCTCATCCTTGGCACCCTGGCCGGCATGAGCTCCTACACCGTGCAGGGCCTGATGACGGTCTGGGCCATCTCCTACGCCGTGGACCACGGCGTCAACCAGACCGGCGTGCTCAACGTCAAGGCCATCGGCGCCACGCTGACCATCGTGGGCATCTGGTTTGCGGCCCGGCTCAGCGACAAGTACGGCCGCCGGCCCGTGATGTTGGCGGGCATGATTGCCGGCGCGGTGCTGGCCTACCCGATCCTCTGGCTCCTGCAGACCCACACCCTGCTGGGCTTCGCGATTGGCCTGTTCCTCGCCAACGGCATCATCCAGGGCGTCATCTTCGGGCCGTTCGGTGCGTACGTGGCCGAACTCTTCCCCACACGCATCCGCTACACCGGCGCCTCGCTGACCTACCAGTCCTCCTCCACCTTGGGCGCCGGCTTTACGCCCCTGATCGCCAGCAGCCTGGTCCTGCTGGCAGGCGGTTCGCTCTGGCTGGTGGGCCTGGCGTGGGTGCTTGCCTTTGTGGTGGCCGCCGTCTGTGTGCTGGCGACCAAGGAAGGCCGGGACAGCGACCTCAGCGGGGACATGCGCTGA